A stretch of Arthrobacter sp. NEB 688 DNA encodes these proteins:
- the glmU gene encoding bifunctional UDP-N-acetylglucosamine diphosphorylase/glucosamine-1-phosphate N-acetyltransferase GlmU: protein MNATRPAAVIVLAAGEGTRMKSSTPKVLHRIGGTTLLGHAVRAARATDAEHVSVVVRHERDRVVEFCAGFDAGLLVADQDEVKGTGRAVECGLEVLPADLAGTVLVTYGDVPLLTGETLVALTEAHTASGSAVSVITAHLEDPTGYGRIVRDADGHVARIVEHKDASEAERALTEINSGIYAFDAALLREALAQVGTDNAQGEKYLTDVVQIAHEAGRVVSAHVVDDPWQTEGVNDRVQLAELGRVLNRRVCERHMRAGVTIVDPATTWVDVDVTIGQDATILPGTQLLGATSIGAGSVIGPEVTLTDTEVGEGAEVTRAVAHLAVVGDGATVGPYSYLRPGTRLGARGKIGGFVETKNADIGEGAKVPHLTYAGDVTIGEGANIGAGTIFANYDGVAKHHSTIGAHSFVGSQSVVVSPVHVADGAYVAAGSALTGDVRPGQIAVARGRQRNVDGWVARARAGTRTAQAAERARAAEQSTDTDPTPEDPTP, encoded by the coding sequence GTGAACGCGACTCGACCGGCCGCCGTCATCGTCCTCGCCGCAGGCGAGGGGACGCGGATGAAGTCCTCGACCCCCAAGGTCCTCCACCGCATCGGGGGGACGACCCTCCTCGGGCACGCCGTCCGCGCGGCCCGGGCCACCGACGCCGAGCACGTGTCGGTCGTCGTGCGCCACGAGCGCGACCGCGTGGTGGAGTTCTGCGCCGGCTTCGACGCCGGCCTGCTCGTCGCCGACCAGGACGAGGTCAAGGGCACCGGCCGCGCCGTCGAGTGCGGCCTCGAGGTCCTGCCCGCCGACCTCGCCGGCACCGTCCTCGTCACCTACGGCGACGTCCCGCTGCTCACCGGCGAGACCCTCGTCGCGCTCACGGAGGCGCACACGGCCTCCGGCAGCGCGGTGTCGGTCATCACCGCCCACCTCGAGGACCCGACCGGCTACGGCCGCATCGTCCGCGACGCCGACGGGCACGTCGCCCGCATCGTCGAGCACAAGGACGCGAGCGAGGCCGAGCGCGCCCTCACCGAGATCAACTCCGGCATCTACGCCTTCGACGCCGCCCTCCTGCGCGAGGCCCTCGCCCAGGTCGGCACCGACAACGCGCAGGGCGAGAAGTACCTGACCGACGTCGTGCAGATCGCCCACGAGGCCGGCCGCGTCGTCAGCGCCCACGTCGTCGACGACCCGTGGCAGACCGAGGGCGTCAACGACCGCGTCCAGCTGGCCGAGCTCGGGCGGGTGCTCAACCGCCGGGTGTGCGAGCGGCACATGCGCGCCGGCGTGACCATCGTCGACCCGGCCACCACGTGGGTCGACGTCGACGTGACGATCGGGCAGGACGCGACGATCCTGCCGGGCACCCAGCTGCTCGGTGCCACCAGCATCGGCGCCGGGTCCGTCATCGGGCCCGAGGTCACCCTCACCGACACCGAGGTGGGGGAGGGCGCCGAGGTGACGCGCGCCGTCGCGCACCTCGCCGTCGTCGGCGACGGGGCCACCGTCGGGCCGTACTCCTACCTGCGGCCCGGGACGCGGCTCGGCGCGCGCGGCAAGATCGGCGGCTTCGTCGAGACCAAGAACGCCGACATCGGCGAGGGGGCCAAGGTCCCGCACCTCACCTACGCCGGCGACGTGACGATCGGGGAGGGCGCCAACATCGGCGCCGGCACGATCTTCGCCAACTACGACGGCGTCGCGAAGCACCACTCGACGATCGGGGCGCACAGCTTCGTCGGCTCGCAGTCGGTCGTCGTCAGCCCCGTGCACGTGGCCGACGGCGCCTACGTCGCGGCCGGCAGCGCCCTCACCGGTGACGTCCGGCCGGGCCAGATCGCCGTGGCCCGGGGGCGCCAGCGCAACGTCGACGGCTGGGTCGCGCGCGCCCGCGCCGGCACCCGCACCGCGCAGGCCGCCGAGCGCGCCCGCGCCGCCGAGCAGAGCACGGACACCGACCCCACCCCGGAGGACCCCACCCCGTGA